A single Campylobacter hyointestinalis subsp. hyointestinalis DNA region contains:
- the murA gene encoding UDP-N-acetylglucosamine 1-carboxyvinyltransferase, giving the protein MDYLEIKGGNRLSGKVDISGAKNAALPLIAMSILGKNNTEFSNIPRVADTQTLVKLLVNLGANAKFDDSNLVINTSTINSTKATYDIVRKMRASILVLGPLLTRFGHCEVSLPGGCAIGARPIDLHLSALEKMGANIEIKDGYVVAKATGGLKGANIVFDKITVTGTENIVMAAALAKGKTTILNAAKEPEVVQVCQILNDSGIKIEGIGTSELIIHGNGGELLNLAKICVIPDRIEAGTYLCACAISGGEITLNGVEPSHLVSVLDKLSDMGVRFELEKNSIKVISDAKLAPVNIITTEFPGFPTDMQAQFMALAAVADGVSTIDERLFENRFMHASELSRMGADIKLNGHIATISGSSLNGADVMATDLRASSALVLAALRANGITRVHRIYHLDRGYENLEKKLQNLGADIKRLSE; this is encoded by the coding sequence ATGGATTATTTAGAGATAAAAGGCGGAAATAGACTTAGTGGCAAAGTGGATATTAGCGGCGCAAAAAATGCAGCTTTACCACTCATTGCTATGAGCATTTTAGGTAAAAATAATACAGAGTTTTCAAACATTCCGCGCGTTGCAGATACGCAGACTTTAGTAAAATTACTTGTAAATTTAGGCGCAAATGCTAAATTTGATGACTCAAATTTAGTTATAAATACATCAACTATAAATTCCACAAAAGCGACTTATGATATCGTACGAAAAATGAGAGCTTCGATCTTAGTTTTGGGACCGCTTTTAACACGGTTTGGACACTGCGAAGTTTCGCTTCCAGGAGGTTGCGCTATCGGAGCAAGACCTATAGATTTACATCTTAGCGCACTTGAAAAAATGGGTGCAAATATCGAGATAAAAGACGGATATGTCGTAGCAAAAGCTACTGGTGGACTAAAAGGCGCAAATATAGTTTTTGATAAAATAACAGTAACTGGAACTGAAAATATAGTCATGGCTGCAGCCTTGGCTAAAGGTAAAACAACTATATTAAACGCAGCAAAAGAGCCTGAAGTCGTGCAAGTCTGTCAAATTTTAAATGATAGCGGTATTAAGATAGAAGGTATAGGCACGAGTGAGCTTATAATACACGGAAATGGCGGAGAGCTTTTAAATTTAGCTAAAATTTGCGTAATACCAGACCGTATTGAGGCTGGCACTTATCTTTGTGCTTGTGCTATAAGTGGCGGAGAGATAACGCTAAATGGCGTAGAGCCAAGCCACTTGGTTTCAGTCCTTGATAAACTTAGCGATATGGGCGTTAGATTTGAATTAGAAAAAAATAGCATAAAGGTCATATCTGATGCCAAATTAGCCCCGGTAAATATAATTACTACTGAATTTCCAGGATTTCCTACAGATATGCAAGCGCAGTTTATGGCTTTAGCCGCGGTCGCTGATGGCGTAAGTACCATAGATGAGCGGCTTTTTGAAAACAGATTTATGCACGCTAGTGAGCTTAGTAGAATGGGAGCTGATATAAAACTAAACGGGCATATCGCGACTATCAGTGGATCAAGCTTAAATGGAGCGGATGTTATGGCTACTGATCTAAGGGCTAGTTCAGCACTGGTTTTAGCCGCACTTAGAGCAAACGGAATCACTAGAGTTCATAGAATTTATCATTTAGATAGAGGATATGAAAACCTTGAGAAGAAGTTACAAAATCTCGGCGCAGATATAAAACGACTAAGTGAATAA
- a CDS encoding molybdopterin molybdotransferase MoeA: MLVDEALNVINSIKALDYCEIISLEKAIDKILFEDIYAKKALPCFDNAALDGYAINYDDRNSPLNIKGTIFAGDKAKYEINKNECYKIMTGAIFPKGANSIVMLEDEKFDEQGRLLVPSNLKQDNARRIKGEEVSVGDILLKANNRLDSAKIMLLASQGISYVKVYARPKIAVFSSGDEINEPWEFCDERSIYNANASGIMALLRTHGFKSEYKGILKDDKDILKAQINLHAHYDAIITSGGASKGEADFMREVLLDLGFEEMFGSLDIRPAKPTKLYKKGSQIVLLLPGNPMSCFVACFLAGIPALKKLSGQANFAHETFFAKFKGDIVMKNSRANIVIGHYENGEFTPINDNKFSPAMIKPLAMSNAIYLSKIGESWISNENIIKILKLS, encoded by the coding sequence TTGTTAGTAGATGAAGCGTTAAATGTGATAAATTCCATAAAAGCACTAGATTATTGCGAAATCATCAGCTTAGAAAAAGCAATAGACAAGATCTTGTTTGAAGATATTTATGCTAAAAAAGCATTGCCCTGCTTTGATAACGCAGCACTTGATGGTTACGCTATAAATTACGATGATAGAAATTCGCCTCTAAACATAAAAGGAACTATATTTGCAGGAGATAAAGCCAAATACGAAATAAATAAAAACGAATGTTATAAGATAATGACCGGAGCTATTTTTCCTAAAGGAGCAAACAGCATAGTTATGTTAGAAGATGAAAAATTTGATGAGCAAGGAAGACTTTTAGTGCCTTCAAATTTAAAACAAGACAATGCAAGACGCATAAAAGGCGAAGAAGTGAGCGTAGGCGATATCTTACTTAAAGCAAATAACCGCTTAGACTCTGCTAAAATTATGCTTTTAGCGTCTCAAGGTATAAGCTACGTAAAAGTATATGCTAGACCTAAAATCGCCGTTTTTAGTAGTGGAGATGAGATAAATGAGCCTTGGGAGTTTTGCGATGAAAGATCCATATATAACGCAAACGCTTCTGGGATAATGGCGCTTTTACGAACTCACGGTTTTAAAAGCGAGTATAAAGGCATCTTAAAAGATGATAAAGATATTTTAAAAGCTCAAATAAACCTGCATGCTCATTATGATGCGATCATCACAAGCGGCGGCGCTAGTAAAGGCGAAGCCGATTTTATGCGAGAAGTTTTACTTGATCTTGGCTTTGAGGAAATGTTTGGGAGCCTAGATATCAGACCAGCAAAACCAACAAAACTATATAAAAAAGGCTCTCAGATAGTTTTGTTATTACCCGGAAATCCTATGTCGTGCTTTGTGGCTTGCTTTTTAGCCGGTATCCCTGCTCTTAAAAAATTAAGCGGACAAGCAAACTTCGCACACGAAACTTTTTTTGCTAAATTTAAAGGCGATATCGTTATGAAGAATAGTCGTGCAAATATAGTCATCGGACACTATGAAAATGGAGAATTTACTCCTATAAATGACAATAAATTTAGCCCTGCTATGATAAAACCTCTTGCTATGTCAAATGCCATTTATCTCTCAAAGATAGGAGAGTCATGGATTTCAAACGAAAATATCATAAAAATCTTAAAGCTATCTTGA
- the flgA gene encoding flagellar basal body P-ring formation chaperone FlgA, whose translation MHDIIKDKIQKEIPNITINSLSILKPNSIPEDFDKYILMDVVLLSMRNEDGNVKAIYKMPNNLNRSIFFKFKIDATVSVFVSLIDMDKGHILNFNDYKKTQISLKNFDKDSILSIPKVSLITKTRIKRDKVLTNRQFKTLSDIKRGDTINAIIVDGGLKVEIQVKALEDANIGEIIQVKSDNNQIFKAIIVAKNRAIIR comes from the coding sequence TTGCATGATATTATAAAAGATAAAATTCAAAAAGAAATTCCAAATATCACTATAAATTCGTTATCCATACTAAAGCCAAACTCTATTCCAGAAGATTTTGACAAATACATTCTTATGGATGTAGTTTTGCTATCTATGAGAAATGAAGACGGAAATGTCAAAGCGATATATAAAATGCCAAATAATCTAAACAGAAGTATATTTTTTAAATTTAAAATAGATGCTACAGTAAGTGTTTTTGTCTCGCTTATAGATATGGATAAGGGACACATTTTAAATTTTAACGATTATAAAAAAACACAAATCAGCTTAAAAAATTTCGATAAAGACTCGATTTTAAGCATTCCAAAAGTAAGTCTTATCACAAAAACACGTATAAAAAGAGATAAAGTCCTAACAAATAGGCAGTTTAAAACTCTAAGCGATATAAAAAGAGGAGATACGATAAATGCCATTATAGTAGATGGCGGACTAAAAGTAGAAATTCAAGTAAAAGCACTTGAAGATGCAAATATCGGTGAGATAATCCAGGTAAAAAGCGATAATAATCAAATTTTTAAAGCAATCATAGTAGCAAAAAATAGAGCAATCATAAGGTAA
- the coaD gene encoding pantetheine-phosphate adenylyltransferase: MNKSCIYPGTFDPITNGHMDVIKRACKVFDKVIVAVALNESKTPYFCYDKRLHLAKIATSSISNVEVMGFDNLLVDFAKSNGINTVVRGLRAVSDFEYELQIGYANASLWSEFETIYFMPSLKNAFISSSIVRSVLTHGGDITNLVPKTVLDNIKGEKC; encoded by the coding sequence ATGAATAAATCTTGTATATATCCAGGGACTTTTGATCCTATCACAAACGGACATATGGACGTCATCAAACGAGCTTGTAAAGTTTTTGACAAAGTCATAGTAGCAGTTGCACTAAATGAGAGTAAAACGCCCTATTTTTGTTATGATAAAAGATTGCATTTAGCAAAAATAGCGACTAGCTCCATATCAAACGTAGAAGTCATGGGCTTTGATAACTTGCTTGTTGATTTTGCAAAATCAAATGGTATAAATACCGTAGTTAGGGGTCTTCGTGCAGTAAGTGACTTTGAGTACGAGCTACAAATAGGCTATGCAAACGCTTCTTTATGGAGTGAGTTCGAAACTATATATTTTATGCCGAGCCTTAAAAACGCATTTATATCAAGCTCCATAGTTCGCTCAGTTCTCACGCACGGTGGCGATATAACAAATTTAGTTCCAAAAACTGTTTTAGACAATATAAAGGGTGAAAAATGTTAA
- the tmk gene encoding dTMP kinase: MLITFEGIDGVGKSTQISLLKEFKPSAIITKEPGGTEFGSWVREFLLKNASKVCNKAEILLFLADRAEHYEKVIKPNYGNLVLSDRGFISGIAYAMANDDNLDISELLNLNKFALNGDLGDKFIFLKASEELIKDRLFTRGNSDDIEKRGVEYLMRVQGFMSIIFADLKFNVLEIDAGLSVSQIQEEIRKFI; this comes from the coding sequence ATGTTAATAACATTTGAAGGTATCGACGGTGTCGGAAAATCTACACAAATTTCTCTTTTAAAAGAATTTAAACCTAGCGCCATTATCACCAAAGAACCCGGCGGAACCGAGTTTGGTTCTTGGGTAAGGGAATTTTTACTTAAAAATGCCAGCAAAGTCTGCAATAAAGCTGAAATTTTACTATTTTTAGCTGATAGAGCCGAACATTACGAAAAAGTTATTAAGCCAAATTACGGAAATTTGGTTTTAAGCGACAGAGGATTTATATCTGGGATAGCTTATGCTATGGCAAATGACGATAATCTTGATATAAGCGAACTTTTAAATTTAAATAAATTTGCATTAAACGGAGATCTAGGAGATAAATTTATCTTTTTAAAAGCAAGCGAAGAGCTTATCAAAGATAGACTTTTTACGCGTGGAAATAGTGATGATATCGAAAAACGAGGCGTTGAATATTTAATGAGAGTTCAAGGATTTATGAGTATAATATTCGCCGACTTAAAATTTAATGTTTTAGAGATAGACGCAGGGCTTAGCGTAAGCCAAATACAAGAAGAAATAAGGAAATTTATATGA
- the hisS gene encoding histidine--tRNA ligase has product MINALRGMKDLLDDDGKLYKFIIEICESVAKNYGYEFCETPKMEETGLFKRSVGESSDIVGKEMYQFIDKGGNDVCLRPEGTAGVVRAFLEAKFDKAGGVKKYFYHGSMFRYERPQRGRLREFHQFGVECFGESSVYEDASVILMVSEILNKLDIKATLKLNSLGDSDCMPKYRQKLIKFIEANKNELCEDCNRRLETNPIRILDCKKEHCQMLLKNAPLITENLNEECEKDLSNLKEILIQNGIEFEVDPKLVRGLDYYCKTAFEFVSDEIGSKSAVAGGGRYDKLTEFLGGKPTPAIGFAMGCERIMEILKQKEFAPKRDGIYICALDEKYIKQIYSLGFNLRKKHKVEISYEAKSPNKHLNLADKKLAKIFLCIGEDEAKNGEIWYKNLENRDEKRLSLDGLKGVL; this is encoded by the coding sequence ATGATAAATGCGCTTCGCGGAATGAAAGATCTACTTGATGATGATGGAAAACTTTATAAATTTATAATAGAAATTTGTGAAAGTGTTGCCAAAAATTACGGTTATGAATTTTGCGAAACTCCCAAAATGGAAGAAACCGGGCTTTTTAAAAGAAGCGTAGGCGAAAGTAGCGATATAGTTGGCAAAGAGATGTATCAGTTTATCGACAAAGGCGGTAATGACGTATGCTTAAGACCAGAAGGAACTGCTGGAGTAGTTCGCGCATTTTTAGAAGCTAAATTTGATAAAGCCGGTGGAGTTAAAAAATACTTCTATCACGGAAGTATGTTTAGATACGAAAGACCGCAACGAGGACGTTTGCGCGAATTTCATCAGTTTGGTGTAGAGTGTTTTGGCGAATCTAGCGTATATGAAGATGCTAGCGTTATACTAATGGTAAGCGAGATCTTAAACAAACTCGATATAAAAGCTACCCTAAAACTAAATTCGCTAGGAGATAGCGACTGTATGCCAAAATATAGACAAAAACTTATTAAATTTATAGAAGCAAATAAAAATGAACTATGCGAAGACTGTAACAGAAGGCTTGAAACAAATCCGATCCGCATACTTGATTGTAAAAAAGAGCATTGTCAAATGTTGTTAAAAAACGCTCCACTTATCACTGAAAATTTAAATGAAGAGTGCGAAAAAGACCTTTCAAATTTAAAAGAAATTTTAATACAAAATGGAATCGAATTTGAAGTAGATCCTAAGCTCGTGCGTGGGCTAGACTACTACTGCAAAACTGCTTTTGAGTTTGTGAGCGATGAGATAGGCTCTAAAAGTGCAGTCGCAGGTGGCGGAAGATACGATAAACTCACGGAGTTCTTAGGCGGAAAACCTACTCCTGCCATAGGCTTTGCTATGGGTTGTGAGCGCATAATGGAGATACTCAAGCAAAAAGAGTTTGCTCCAAAAAGAGATGGAATTTATATCTGCGCTTTAGATGAAAAATATATAAAACAAATTTATTCTCTTGGATTTAATCTTAGAAAAAAACATAAAGTTGAAATTTCTTATGAAGCAAAAAGTCCAAATAAACATCTAAATTTAGCAGACAAAAAACTTGCTAAAATATTTTTATGTATAGGCGAAGATGAAGCCAAAAACGGCGAAATTTGGTATAAAAATTTAGAAAACAGAGATGAAAAACGTCTAAGTTTGGATGGTCTTAAGGGAGTGTTATGA
- the speA gene encoding biosynthetic arginine decarboxylase: protein MNDYGLSLWGDSNFIIDSGKICLNTDFKPAIIDIVKDIRNDGYRGPLLLRFPHLIKKQIVQVYTSFDRAKKEFDYSGSFNAVYPLKVNQYPGFVENLTKLGEPYGYGLEAGSKAELLLAMAYNNHSAPITVNGFKDKELIDIGFIAAEMGHNITLTIEGLNELEAIIATAKERFKPKPNIGLRIRLHSSGTGVWAKSGGINSKFGLTSTELIEAVNLLKENGLIEQFTMIHFHIGSQINEIHPLKKALAEAGNIYAELRKMGASNLKAINLGGGLAIEYSQFKEHPSRNYTLKEYANDVVYLLKTIANQKNEIEPDIFIESGRYIAANHAVLVAPVLELFSQEYTEEKLVLKKNNPPLISELYDLYTSIKPSNAIEYLHDSIAHMESVLTLFDLGYVDLQDRSNSEILVHLIMKKSISMLGNKQNYAELLKIQEEVQEKYLVNFSMFQSLPDFWGLGQNFPVMPLDRLDERPTLSASIWDITCDSDGEISFDANKNPLFLHDVDVEKEEYFLGFFLVGAYQEVLGMKHNLFTHPTEATVYLDQSGGYEIKNILESQSIMDILEDLDYDIHAIRDTLNEKIENSTLVDEKQKKHILGELYLFLNDNGYLKTIG from the coding sequence ATAAATGATTATGGGCTTAGCCTTTGGGGGGATTCTAATTTTATAATTGATAGCGGGAAAATTTGCCTAAATACCGACTTTAAACCAGCTATCATCGACATAGTAAAAGACATAAGAAACGACGGATACAGAGGTCCTCTTTTACTAAGATTTCCACACTTGATTAAAAAGCAGATAGTTCAAGTCTATACTAGTTTTGATCGTGCAAAAAAGGAATTTGATTATTCTGGAAGTTTTAACGCGGTTTATCCTTTAAAAGTAAATCAATACCCTGGTTTTGTCGAAAATTTGACTAAACTAGGAGAGCCTTACGGATATGGCTTGGAAGCAGGAAGTAAAGCTGAACTTCTGCTTGCTATGGCGTATAACAATCATAGCGCGCCGATCACAGTAAATGGCTTTAAAGATAAAGAGCTTATAGATATCGGCTTTATCGCTGCTGAAATGGGACACAACATCACTCTTACCATAGAGGGATTAAATGAACTTGAAGCCATCATCGCGACTGCAAAAGAGAGATTTAAGCCAAAACCAAATATAGGACTTCGCATAAGACTTCATAGCAGCGGAACTGGTGTTTGGGCAAAAAGTGGCGGTATAAACTCTAAGTTTGGGCTGACTTCTACCGAGCTTATAGAAGCGGTAAATTTGTTAAAAGAAAATGGGCTTATCGAACAATTCACAATGATACATTTTCATATCGGAAGCCAAATAAATGAAATCCATCCACTCAAAAAAGCACTAGCAGAAGCCGGAAATATATACGCAGAGCTTAGAAAAATGGGAGCTTCAAATTTAAAAGCTATAAATTTGGGCGGCGGTTTAGCTATAGAGTATTCGCAGTTTAAAGAGCATCCTAGCAGAAACTATACGTTAAAAGAGTATGCAAATGACGTCGTTTATCTACTAAAAACTATAGCAAATCAAAAAAACGAGATCGAACCAGATATCTTCATAGAAAGCGGTAGATATATAGCTGCAAATCACGCTGTTTTAGTAGCTCCCGTACTTGAACTATTTAGTCAAGAATATACAGAAGAAAAGCTTGTGCTAAAAAAGAATAATCCTCCTTTGATCAGTGAGCTTTACGATCTTTATACCAGTATAAAACCTAGTAACGCCATAGAGTATCTTCACGATAGTATAGCCCATATGGAAAGCGTTTTGACGTTATTTGACCTTGGCTATGTCGATCTACAAGATCGCTCAAACTCTGAGATCTTAGTGCATCTCATTATGAAAAAATCGATCTCAATGCTAGGTAATAAACAAAACTACGCTGAGCTTCTTAAAATTCAAGAAGAAGTTCAAGAAAAATACCTAGTAAATTTCTCAATGTTTCAAAGTTTACCTGATTTTTGGGGTCTTGGACAAAACTTTCCAGTAATGCCTTTAGATAGACTTGATGAGCGCCCTACTTTATCGGCGTCCATTTGGGATATAACTTGTGATAGCGATGGAGAGATAAGCTTTGATGCAAATAAAAATCCGCTATTTTTACATGATGTAGATGTAGAAAAAGAAGAGTATTTCTTAGGATTTTTCTTAGTTGGGGCGTATCAAGAAGTACTTGGTATGAAGCACAATCTCTTTACTCACCCTACAGAAGCAACAGTGTATTTAGACCAAAGCGGAGGATATGAGATAAAAAATATATTAGAGTCGCAATCCATCATGGACATCTTAGAGGATTTAGACTACGATATACACGCTATCAGAGATACTTTAAACGAAAAGATAGAAAACTCTACTTTAGTAGATGAAAAACAAAAAAAACATATTTTAGGTGAATTGTATCTATTTTTAAATGATAATGGCTACTTAAAAACGATAGGATAA
- the cysE gene encoding serine O-acetyltransferase codes for MGFWNIVKEDLNQPKVQDPAYRCFWELVFNYPGVWAIVNYRFTHLLWEKKWHNMARMLAGISNFLTRVDIHPAANIGRRVFIDHATGVVIGETAVVGNDCLIYQGVTLGGVSLDKGKRHPTLEDGVVVGAGAKILGNITIGKGSKIGANSVVVKDVAPNCTAVGVPARAVGGCAKPLEHNKLPDITKEMLGYLIKKIELLEKEVSKNSKNICKSENDLNECYKQYINSIKE; via the coding sequence ATGGGTTTTTGGAATATTGTAAAAGAGGATTTAAATCAGCCTAAAGTGCAAGACCCTGCATATAGATGCTTTTGGGAGCTTGTATTTAACTATCCAGGTGTTTGGGCTATAGTAAATTACCGTTTTACTCATCTTTTATGGGAGAAAAAATGGCACAATATGGCCAGAATGCTTGCTGGAATTAGTAATTTTTTAACTAGAGTAGATATACATCCTGCCGCAAATATAGGCAGAAGAGTTTTCATAGACCACGCAACTGGAGTCGTGATAGGAGAAACTGCTGTTGTAGGAAATGATTGTTTAATATATCAAGGCGTTACTCTTGGCGGAGTTAGTCTTGATAAAGGTAAAAGGCACCCTACTTTAGAAGATGGCGTAGTAGTAGGAGCTGGAGCTAAAATACTTGGAAATATAACCATAGGAAAAGGCTCTAAGATAGGAGCAAATTCTGTCGTCGTAAAAGATGTAGCACCTAATTGTACCGCCGTGGGAGTTCCTGCTAGAGCAGTCGGCGGCTGCGCTAAGCCGTTAGAACACAACAAACTTCCAGATATAACAAAAGAGATGCTTGGATATCTTATAAAAAAGATAGAGTTGTTAGAAAAAGAGGTTTCAAAAAATAGTAAAAATATTTGTAAATCCGAAAATGATTTAAATGAGTGTTATAAGCAGTATATAAATTCGATAAAGGAGTAA
- a CDS encoding pyridoxal phosphate-dependent aminotransferase: MLSKKIGVLSESLTIAISSKAKEMKANGQDVISFSAGEPDFDTPNVIKDAVKRALDSGCGKYTPIPGRPEVLKAIATKLKRDNGLEYKTSQIITNVGAKHSLFNIFQCIIDEGDEAIIASPYWVSYPEIVKFSGGTPVIVQTDESSKFKLTSEALKKAITPKTKAIVLNSPSNPCGGVYTKTELEAIAKVLEGTNIVVLSDEIYEKLTYNGEFVATASISEDMFKRTITINGLSKCGAMPGWRFGYMASVMDDINAAVKKLQSQSTSNISSIVQDGAVPALLGEADKDIEFMRSKFIERRDYAVDAINAIKGLNVVKPDGAFYLFVNCKEVEPDSMKFCKDMLENALVATVPGIGFGMDGYFRLSFACDMDSIKKGIDRIAKFVESYKK, encoded by the coding sequence ATGTTGTCTAAAAAAATAGGAGTGCTTTCAGAGAGCCTAACTATAGCTATCAGCTCAAAAGCTAAAGAGATGAAAGCAAATGGGCAAGACGTCATAAGCTTTAGTGCTGGCGAACCTGATTTTGATACACCAAATGTTATAAAAGATGCGGTAAAAAGAGCATTAGACTCAGGTTGCGGAAAATACACTCCGATCCCAGGACGCCCTGAAGTATTAAAAGCCATAGCTACAAAACTAAAAAGAGATAATGGCTTAGAGTACAAAACAAGCCAAATCATTACAAACGTAGGAGCTAAACACTCTTTATTTAATATCTTTCAATGCATCATAGATGAGGGAGATGAAGCCATCATCGCGTCTCCATACTGGGTAAGCTATCCTGAGATAGTTAAATTTAGCGGCGGAACTCCTGTCATAGTTCAAACAGATGAAAGTAGCAAATTTAAACTCACAAGTGAAGCTTTAAAAAAAGCTATCACTCCAAAAACAAAAGCTATTGTGCTAAACAGCCCTAGCAACCCATGTGGCGGCGTTTATACAAAAACTGAACTCGAAGCTATAGCAAAAGTTTTAGAAGGTACAAATATCGTTGTTCTAAGTGATGAAATTTATGAAAAACTTACATATAATGGCGAGTTCGTAGCCACAGCTAGCATAAGCGAGGATATGTTCAAACGCACCATAACTATAAACGGTCTTAGCAAATGCGGAGCTATGCCGGGCTGGAGATTTGGATATATGGCTAGTGTTATGGATGATATAAATGCAGCAGTTAAAAAACTACAAAGTCAAAGCACTAGCAATATTTCAAGCATAGTTCAAGACGGAGCCGTGCCTGCTTTGCTTGGCGAAGCAGATAAAGATATAGAGTTCATGCGCTCTAAATTCATAGAACGTCGCGACTACGCAGTAGATGCCATAAATGCCATAAAAGGACTTAATGTCGTAAAACCTGATGGTGCTTTTTATTTATTTGTAAATTGTAAAGAAGTAGAGCCAGACTCTATGAAATTTTGCAAAGATATGCTAGAAAATGCCCTTGTAGCCACAGTACCAGGCATAGGATTTGGTATGGATGGATACTTTAGACTAAGTTTTGCTTGCGATATGGATAGTATAAAAAAAGGAATCGACAGAATAGCTAAATTTGTAGAAAGCTATAAAAAATAG
- a CDS encoding glycosyltransferase family 2 protein, translating into MPKISVIIPCFNAEGFLKECLESLLNQSFKDIEVITINDGSSDDTLKILNKFAIIDSRLVIIDQKNSGASAARNAGIKLAKGEYLAFLDSDDFAAKDSLSKFYEAAKKYDADTIFGDFNTYKDGYTTKVNNYICDGGLLDKESFLFDYFTINNAKSIFPTMCAKLIKTSLIKENNLLFLEDIFIAEDSNLSAKILWLSQKIVKINESVYSYRVGLNNSSKSMKFKNFEDVRKCELDLREFFSKFKKTKKQEEYLECYFLHLRYDAALIIEPYSFKEYQKALEFACADIRSAFKSKGFKYLSLKLKILYYLYRFFPKLYPKIIKLRYR; encoded by the coding sequence GTGCCGAAAATCAGCGTGATAATCCCTTGCTTTAACGCGGAGGGATTTTTAAAAGAGTGTTTAGAATCACTGCTAAATCAAAGCTTTAAAGATATAGAAGTCATAACGATCAATGATGGAAGCAGTGACGATACTCTAAAAATCTTAAATAAATTTGCTATTATTGATAGCCGCCTTGTTATCATAGATCAGAAAAACAGCGGCGCGAGTGCAGCTAGAAATGCCGGTATAAAATTAGCCAAAGGCGAGTATTTAGCGTTTTTAGATAGCGATGATTTTGCCGCAAAAGATAGCTTATCTAAATTTTATGAAGCAGCAAAAAAATACGATGCCGACACTATTTTTGGAGATTTTAATACCTACAAAGATGGATATACTACTAAAGTAAATAATTATATTTGTGATGGTGGATTACTTGATAAAGAGAGCTTTTTATTTGATTATTTTACTATCAACAATGCTAAAAGCATATTTCCTACAATGTGCGCTAAACTCATAAAAACTAGCCTTATAAAAGAAAACAATCTACTATTTTTAGAAGATATCTTTATAGCCGAAGACTCAAATTTAAGTGCAAAAATACTCTGGCTTTCGCAAAAAATCGTAAAAATAAACGAAAGCGTTTATAGCTACAGAGTTGGTCTTAATAACAGCTCTAAAAGTATGAAGTTTAAAAACTTTGAAGATGTTAGAAAATGCGAACTTGACCTAAGAGAATTTTTTTCTAAATTTAAAAAAACAAAAAAACAAGAAGAGTATTTGGAATGCTACTTTTTACATCTTCGCTATGACGCTGCTTTAATTATAGAACCATATAGCTTTAAAGAGTATCAAAAAGCATTAGAGTTTGCTTGTGCAGATATAAGATCAGCTTTTAAAAGCAAAGGATTTAAATATCTTAGTTTAAAGCTAAAGATTCTTTACTATCTATATAGATTTTTTCCAAAATTATACCCAAAAATAATCAAGCTCAGATATAGATAG
- the mog gene encoding molybdopterin adenylyltransferase, which yields MKAKIGILTLSDRASAGIYEDKSGVAIKDILSQWITSEVEFKYQVIPDEFDQIVLNLKNMCDDIKCDLVLTTGGTGPARRDVTPEATEAVCDKMMPGFGELMRSTSLRYVPTAILSRQTAGIRGKTLIINLPGQPKAIKECLEPIFPAVPYCLDLIGAAYLQTDESKIKAFRPKKK from the coding sequence CGGAATACTTACTTTAAGCGATAGAGCAAGCGCTGGAATTTACGAAGATAAAAGCGGTGTTGCTATAAAAGATATTTTAAGTCAGTGGATAACTAGCGAAGTAGAATTTAAATACCAAGTTATACCTGATGAATTTGATCAGATAGTTTTAAATTTAAAAAATATGTGTGATGATATAAAGTGCGATCTTGTACTAACAACAGGAGGAACAGGTCCTGCTAGACGTGATGTTACACCAGAGGCGACTGAAGCAGTTTGCGATAAAATGATGCCCGGATTTGGTGAGCTTATGAGATCTACTAGCCTTAGATACGTCCCTACAGCTATACTTTCTAGACAAACTGCTGGTATCAGAGGCAAAACTCTTATCATAAACCTACCTGGGCAGCCAAAAGCCATAAAAGAATGTTTAGAGCCTATATTTCCGGCTGTGCCTTACTGCCTAGATTTGATAGGTGCTGCATATTTGCAGACTGACGAAAGCAAAATAAAGGCTTTTAGACCAAAGAAAAAATAA